TATTCTTTTTATCATTTTTAGTTAAAGGATTTTTTTTGCTTTTTTTCTTTGGTAATTCAGAATTATTGTGAATTTTTTGTATACCTTGATATCCTGTATCAGTAATCGCTTTAACCTTAGGATAGATAAGAATTTTGGATTCATTAAATAATCTAAAGTCATGTTTTTTACCGTTAGAAAAATCTGTGCATATTACTTGGTGGGTTTTCTTGTCTACCACTATTTGAGTTTTTAGTGTATACCTTTTCTTCTTTCCTGAATAATAGAATTTTTGTTTTTTTTTAGGTCTTTCTATAGAACTCTCAGTAGCATCAATCAAGACTACTTCATAATTCATATCACTCGTCATTAGAGCTTTGCGACCTAGAAGAGCAAAGTTTGAGTTTTAACTAGGGTGTCTTCTACCCATTTTACATCTTTATATGCTGAACTTTCACTAATCCCATAGTTCTGATCTATATGGAAATAAGTACGGTATTCTCTAAGGTATTCTAACACCATCAGCAACTGTTCCTCCAAATTGAGCTTATTTTTACGCCCACCCTTTGATCTCTTAAGACAATCAGCTTTCCTCAAAATATCCACCATCTTTGAAAATGTTCCCTTCCTTACTCCTGTTAATCGACGAAATTTTTCATCCTATAACTCTTTAATCTGATCGAATTTCATTATTACCTCAAATCAGTTATTTATAACACCATTCTACATCATTCTCTAGTTTCGAAAGAAGTCTATTGTTGATTTTTTAACAAAAAATTTTATAATTAGAATCTCATTTATTAATCTAAACATGAATAATATTAAATTAGCACAATTTATTAGCGTAAAAATTTTTCACGATTTTGCTGGCGGATTAGGAGCTATATCAAATGGAATAAAGTACTGTATAGATAATCAACACCAGCTTAATAATAAATTATATGGTTTGGCATTTGATACAATTAAAATAGGTAGCACAAACTTGCTTGTTAAGCTACAACTGTATCGTCAAATGTATGGTTCGGCTAGCAAATCATATGGTGACAATAAATTATATCATGAAGCAAATTTTGATGAAATTAGAGCAGTACTTGATGATTACTTTAAGTCTTTGATTAATACTAAGATAAATTTAGTTTTTAAAGATGAATTTTTTCATGTTAAAGATACTAATATTGATATTAGTACTGGTAAATTACTAATGTGTTTAGTAATATCAGCCCAAGATGCATTACTACATGGTGGAGATATAACTGTTAAAATATATAGAAAGCAAGATAAAAGTCAAATTAACATTTTAGCAAAAGGCAAATCTATAAAAAATAACGAAGAGCAGAATTTTATATTAACTGCTACTGATCTTAGTGATGATAATATTACATTATTTAATGTTCATGCTTACTATGTGTACTATTTAAAAAAAATGGTTAATGCTTCAATATCATGCAAGCATGGTGAAGATTACATTAGTTATATTATTGAGCAATAAATTTTGACTTTGCGACGATTGTCTTATTACTAATTTTAGACTAAAACTATTAAAATTAAGCAAATGAAAATAAATAAAGTTAGAATTGAAAATGATTTACTAGGTAATATAGAAGTCGAAGAGCAATATTATTGGGGAGCTCAAACACAGCGTTCAATATTAAATTTTAAAATTGGGAATGAAAAAATGCCTCTTAGGTTAATATATGCCCTTGCATTACAAAAACAATGCTCAGCAGAAGTAAATAAAGAGCTTGGATTGCTTCAGCCTAGAGTAGCAGATGCTATTATTAATGCTGCTAAAGAGATAAGTCAAGGAAAGTATGACGATAATTTCCCATTATCAGTATGGCAAACTGGCTCAGGCACTCAGACTAATATGAATATAAATGAAGTAATTGCTAATATTGCTAATGAAAAGCTAGGGAGCAGTAAGGGGGCAAAAGATCCAGTACATCCAAATGATCATGTTAATATGAGCCAATCGTCTAATGACTCTTTTCCTACTGCTATGAATGTTGCTACAGCAATAATATTAATTAATAATTTAATTCCTAATCTTGAAAAATTACATGTAACATTCAAAAGCAAAATCAAAGAATGGCAATCAATAGTCAAAATTGGTAGAACTCACTTACAGGATGCTACACCATTAACTTTAGGGCAAGAGTTTTCAGCATATAGTGCGCAAATTGGTTATGCTATTACGCGTATTACATCTGTTTTAGAAAGAGTATGTCAACTTGCTCAGGGAGGAACTGCTGTAGGTACAGGTATTAATTGCCATAAAGATTTTTCAGTAAAATTTGTCGAAAAAATCTCAAAGATAACTGGTATAAAATTTTACTCAGCGCAAAATAAATTTGAAGCAATATCGTGTCATGATAACCTTGTGGAACTATCTGGAGCATTAAATGTATTAGCTACTAGCTTAATGAAAATCGCTAATGATATTAGATTGCTTGGATCAGGCCCACGATGCGGATTAGGGGAAATAGTTTTACCAATAAATGAGCCTGGATCATCAATTATGCCAGGTAAAGTTAATCCAACTCAAGTTGAAGCACTATCAATGATTTGTGCTCAAGTTATTGGAAATCATGTAACAATTACTATTGCTGGATCTAGTGGGCATCTTGAGCTGAATGCATTTAAACCAGTAATTATCTATAATTTATTACAATCAATTCAATTATTATCAGATGGAATTCTTAGCTTTAATGATCATTGTTTATCTGGTATTCAGCCTAACATAGAGAGAATAAAAAAAACATGCGAAGATTCTTTAATGTTAGTAACAGCGCTTAATCCACATATTGGCTATGATAACGCAGCTAAAATTGCTAAAACAGCATATCAAAATAATATTACTTTGAAAGAAGCTGCAATATCATTGGGTCTAATGACTGCCGAGAAGTTTGACCTATATGTTAAAGTTGAGAACATGATAGGCAGCAAAGAATAATTTTAGATTGTATTGCATAAAGTATGAAAGTATAAAAAGCAATATATAAAATAAACTAAAGTTCGATATAAAGATTACAGCATATTTTTCCTACTTTCTGTTGTTCTCAATTATATCGAACTCTTGTGTTTTATAAATAGTTAAAATCCTATTTAAAATTGTAATTATTCTTGCATAGCAATAACTTTATGTATCATTTTAAAGAAAAATAAAAATATAATACTTAATATTGCAGCAGATATTGTTACATTTAAAAATCCCTCTTGATATATTGCTAAAGATTCAAAACGATTTACTTCGCCATTTACGGAAGGTACTAACATAGAGTTTGATACTGCCATACCAATTAGGTTAGAAAATGCTAATGATAATATCATCATACCCATTAATGCTCCTTTTGCATTTTTAGGAGATAACAAAATTGCTTGTTCTTGTACTAATGGCGCAACACAAAGCTCTCCTAGCCCCATAATAGAAATAGCAGCTATTAGATATAAATAGTTTACTTTTCCATCATTAGCATTTAAACATCCTGTATATAAAATAAAAAAACATATAGAAATTGTAAAAAGACCAAAAGCAAAGATAGCAGTAGCATCTTTTTTTCTGAACTTCGAAAACATTCCA
This genomic interval from Orientia tsutsugamushi contains the following:
- a CDS encoding histidine phosphotransferase family protein translates to MNNIKLAQFISVKIFHDFAGGLGAISNGIKYCIDNQHQLNNKLYGLAFDTIKIGSTNLLVKLQLYRQMYGSASKSYGDNKLYHEANFDEIRAVLDDYFKSLINTKINLVFKDEFFHVKDTNIDISTGKLLMCLVISAQDALLHGGDITVKIYRKQDKSQINILAKGKSIKNNEEQNFILTATDLSDDNITLFNVHAYYVYYLKKMVNASISCKHGEDYISYIIEQ
- the fumC gene encoding class II fumarate hydratase translates to MNKVRIENDLLGNIEVEEQYYWGAQTQRSILNFKIGNEKMPLRLIYALALQKQCSAEVNKELGLLQPRVADAIINAAKEISQGKYDDNFPLSVWQTGSGTQTNMNINEVIANIANEKLGSSKGAKDPVHPNDHVNMSQSSNDSFPTAMNVATAIILINNLIPNLEKLHVTFKSKIKEWQSIVKIGRTHLQDATPLTLGQEFSAYSAQIGYAITRITSVLERVCQLAQGGTAVGTGINCHKDFSVKFVEKISKITGIKFYSAQNKFEAISCHDNLVELSGALNVLATSLMKIANDIRLLGSGPRCGLGEIVLPINEPGSSIMPGKVNPTQVEALSMICAQVIGNHVTITIAGSSGHLELNAFKPVIIYNLLQSIQLLSDGILSFNDHCLSGIQPNIERIKKTCEDSLMLVTALNPHIGYDNAAKIAKTAYQNNITLKEAAISLGLMTAEKFDLYVKVENMIGSKE